From Prochlorococcus marinus XMU1419, a single genomic window includes:
- the guaA gene encoding glutamine-hydrolyzing GMP synthase, whose product MSQKSLKKEREPSILILDFGSQYSELIARRIREINVFSLVVSNYISIEDIQDINPKGIILSGGPNSVYAQNAPKCDKKIFDLGIPILGICYGMQLIVKELGGSVTSATKKAEYGKAPINIDLECDLLSNVVDKSIMWMSHGDSINCLPDGFNKIAHTENTVHAAISHDNKKLFGVQFHPEVVHSEFGMTVIKNFVHNISCCAADWTTETFLEETIPRIREQVGNKKVLLALSGGVDSSTLAFLLNKAIGNQLTCMFIDQGFMRKGEPEFLMNFFDKKFHIKVEYINARERFIAKLKGITDPEQKRKIIGGEFIRVFEEESNKLGPFQYLAQGTLYPDVIESAGTNVDPNTGERIAVKIKSHHNVGGLPKDLQFKLVEPLRKLFKDEVRKLGAALGLPDEIIKRHPFPGPGLAIRILGEVTNEKLDCLRDADWIVRDEIKKAGLYDDIWQAFAVLLPVKTVGVMGDKRTYAWPIVLRCVSSEDGMTADWSKIPLEILERISNRIVNEVVLVNRVVYDITSKPPGTIEWE is encoded by the coding sequence ATGAGTCAAAAATCATTAAAAAAAGAACGAGAGCCTTCAATATTAATTTTAGATTTCGGATCTCAATATTCTGAATTGATTGCTAGAAGGATTCGAGAAATTAATGTTTTTTCACTTGTTGTTAGTAACTATATTTCAATTGAGGATATTCAAGATATTAATCCTAAGGGCATAATTTTGAGTGGAGGTCCTAATTCTGTATATGCTCAAAATGCTCCTAAATGTGATAAAAAAATTTTTGATTTAGGAATTCCTATTCTTGGCATTTGCTATGGAATGCAACTAATAGTCAAAGAACTTGGAGGATCTGTAACTTCAGCCACTAAAAAAGCTGAGTACGGTAAAGCACCAATAAATATTGATCTAGAATGTGACCTTCTTTCTAACGTAGTAGATAAATCTATAATGTGGATGAGTCATGGGGATTCAATTAATTGTTTGCCTGACGGATTTAATAAAATTGCTCATACGGAGAATACAGTCCATGCAGCAATTTCACATGATAATAAGAAATTATTTGGGGTACAATTCCATCCTGAAGTGGTTCATTCAGAGTTTGGAATGACAGTAATTAAAAATTTTGTTCATAATATTTCTTGTTGTGCAGCTGATTGGACAACCGAAACTTTTTTAGAGGAGACGATTCCTAGGATAAGAGAACAAGTTGGCAATAAGAAAGTTCTGCTTGCCTTGTCAGGAGGAGTTGATTCTTCAACCCTTGCCTTCTTGCTTAATAAAGCAATTGGAAATCAGTTAACATGCATGTTTATAGACCAAGGTTTCATGAGAAAAGGTGAACCTGAGTTTTTAATGAATTTTTTTGATAAAAAATTTCATATAAAAGTTGAATACATTAATGCTAGGGAAAGGTTTATTGCAAAATTAAAAGGGATTACTGATCCGGAACAAAAAAGGAAAATTATTGGTGGAGAATTTATAAGAGTTTTTGAAGAAGAAAGTAACAAGCTGGGACCTTTTCAGTACTTAGCGCAAGGTACTCTTTATCCTGATGTAATTGAAAGTGCTGGTACTAATGTTGACCCTAATACAGGGGAGAGAATAGCCGTAAAAATAAAGAGTCATCATAATGTTGGCGGATTACCAAAAGATTTACAGTTTAAATTAGTTGAGCCATTAAGAAAACTTTTTAAAGATGAAGTTCGAAAATTAGGAGCTGCTTTAGGTTTGCCGGATGAAATCATAAAAAGGCATCCATTTCCAGGCCCAGGTTTAGCAATAAGAATTTTGGGAGAAGTGACTAATGAAAAACTTGATTGTCTAAGAGATGCAGACTGGATAGTGAGAGACGAAATTAAAAAAGCAGGTCTATATGATGATATTTGGCAAGCTTTCGCAGTATTGTTACCAGTTAAAACTGTTGGTGTTATGGGTGATAAAAGAACTTATGCCTGGCCAATAGTTTTACGTTGTGTATCTAGTGAAGACGGAATGACAGCAGACTGGTCAAAAATTCCTTTGGAGATTTTGGAAAGAATTTCAAATAGAATCGTAAATGAAGTAGTTTTAGTTAATAGAGTCGTTTACGATATTACAAGTAAACCCCCTGGAACTATTGAGTGGGAGTAA
- a CDS encoding AbrB family transcriptional regulator, with product MPNINLIYYLIAGGIFGTLALKTGIPAAPLAGALLGASLLSISGKVDIAEWPTGTRTILEIGIGTVIGTSLTKDSLIDLQSLWRPAILITFTLVITGLAIGLWTSRLLNIDVITTILGAAPGGISGMSLVGSEYGVGAAVATLHAVRLITVLLILPLVVKCLNLFGIIKS from the coding sequence ATGCCAAACATTAATCTAATCTATTATCTAATTGCTGGTGGAATCTTTGGAACTTTAGCCCTCAAAACGGGTATTCCTGCAGCTCCACTTGCAGGAGCTTTATTAGGCGCAAGTTTACTGAGCATCAGTGGCAAAGTGGATATTGCAGAGTGGCCTACTGGAACAAGAACAATATTAGAGATTGGCATCGGGACAGTAATTGGAACATCGTTAACTAAAGACTCTTTAATTGATCTTCAAAGCTTGTGGAGGCCTGCGATATTGATAACCTTTACTTTAGTTATTACGGGGTTAGCAATTGGATTATGGACAAGCAGATTACTTAATATAGATGTGATTACAACTATTCTTGGGGCCGCACCTGGAGGTATAAGCGGGATGAGTCTTGTAGGTTCAGAATATGGAGTTGGTGCTGCAGTCGCAACTCTGCACGCAGTAAGGTTAATTACTGTGCTTTTAATTCTTCCTCTTGTAGTGAAGTGTTTAAACTTATTTGGAATAATAAAATCTTAA
- a CDS encoding pyridoxal-phosphate-dependent aminotransferase family protein — MIPGPTPVPEKVLQALSKHPIGHRSKEFQELVEITTKNLQWLHQTQNDILTITGSGTAAMEAGIINTLSKGDKVICGENGKFGERWVKVAKTFGLEVIKINSEWGTALNPDEFKKILEEDKQKEIKAVILTHSETSTGVINDLKTISSYIKEHKKALSIVDCVTSLGACNVPIDEWQLDIVASGSQKGYMIPPGLSFISMSEKAWAATEESNLPKFYLDLKSYKKSLLSNSNPYTPAVNLFFALDEALKMMRDEGLENIFLRHNRHKLAMSTAMKALNLKLFADENYLSPSITAIKTGEMDAEEFRKLIKSKFDILLAGGQDHLKGKIFRVGHLGYVNDRDIITVISAISYVLLELGKITTQQAGDALMLATNCLESK; from the coding sequence ATGATTCCTGGGCCCACACCAGTTCCAGAAAAAGTTTTACAAGCATTAAGCAAGCATCCTATTGGCCATCGAAGTAAGGAATTTCAAGAGTTGGTAGAAATTACCACTAAAAATTTACAATGGCTTCATCAAACTCAAAATGATATTCTCACAATTACTGGAAGCGGAACTGCCGCTATGGAAGCTGGAATAATTAATACTTTAAGTAAAGGTGACAAAGTAATTTGTGGAGAAAATGGAAAATTTGGTGAAAGATGGGTAAAAGTAGCTAAAACATTTGGATTAGAGGTAATAAAAATTAATTCGGAATGGGGTACTGCCCTTAATCCAGATGAATTCAAAAAAATATTAGAAGAGGATAAACAAAAAGAAATAAAAGCCGTCATATTAACCCACTCTGAAACCTCAACAGGTGTAATTAATGATCTAAAAACTATTAGCTCATATATTAAAGAACACAAAAAAGCATTATCTATTGTTGACTGCGTCACAAGTCTTGGGGCCTGCAATGTACCAATAGATGAGTGGCAACTAGATATCGTTGCTTCAGGATCACAAAAAGGATATATGATTCCCCCAGGCCTAAGTTTTATATCAATGAGCGAAAAAGCATGGGCAGCTACAGAAGAATCTAATTTACCTAAATTTTATTTAGATTTAAAATCATACAAAAAAAGTCTTCTAAGTAATAGCAACCCATATACTCCAGCAGTTAATTTATTTTTTGCTTTAGATGAAGCTTTAAAAATGATGCGAGATGAGGGCTTAGAAAACATTTTTCTCAGACATAATAGGCACAAATTGGCAATGAGCACAGCCATGAAAGCTTTAAATCTCAAATTATTTGCTGATGAGAATTATTTAAGTCCTTCAATTACTGCGATAAAAACTGGAGAAATGGATGCTGAAGAATTCAGAAAGTTAATAAAAAGTAAGTTTGATATTTTACTTGCTGGTGGTCAAGATCATTTGAAAGGAAAAATATTTAGAGTTGGTCACTTGGGCTATGTAAACGATAGAGATATAATTACTGTCATTTCTGCTATCAGCTATGTTCTTCTTGAGCTTGGCAAGATAACAACACAACAAGCAGGCGATGCATTAATGTTGGCAACTAATTGTCTTGAATCAAAATAA
- the pdxA gene encoding 4-hydroxythreonine-4-phosphate dehydrogenase PdxA, translating into MDFQNTNNKLKIVLSVGDESGIGPEIILKALGSNEIPENTDFILVGSKKNLQNTYKHLRTLGLKNLANPENLKIHDLEISSSDENDKSSYGNSSFYYLKKAIEIVQQNPNSALVTGPICKKSWSIAGHFFSGQTEVLAKMCGVKNVGMLFTAKSPITGWRFNTLLATTHIALCEVPKKLTTKLIHSKLDLFKDFCCTYNDKPILKVAGLNPHAGEEGVLGNEEQDWLTDALIAWNERNKNIELLGPLSPDSCWNSSAKAWTNKDSEKHDGILAMYHDQGLIPMKIIAFNYSVNTTIGLPFIRTSPDHGTGFDIAGKGIAQSQSMIEAIKAAAEMTKNSKLLNTH; encoded by the coding sequence ATGGACTTTCAGAATACTAATAATAAATTAAAAATAGTTTTAAGCGTCGGAGATGAGTCTGGAATTGGGCCTGAAATAATCTTAAAGGCTCTTGGTTCTAATGAGATTCCCGAAAATACCGACTTTATTTTAGTTGGTTCAAAAAAGAATCTACAAAATACATATAAACACCTAAGAACATTAGGATTAAAAAACCTCGCAAATCCTGAAAATTTAAAAATTCATGATCTCGAAATTTCTTCATCTGACGAAAACGATAAATCAAGTTATGGTAATTCAAGTTTCTATTACTTAAAAAAAGCAATTGAAATTGTACAACAAAATCCTAATTCAGCACTTGTAACTGGACCAATTTGCAAGAAATCATGGTCCATTGCAGGTCATTTCTTCTCTGGTCAAACTGAAGTATTAGCAAAAATGTGTGGAGTTAAAAATGTTGGAATGTTATTTACAGCAAAATCACCAATTACAGGATGGAGATTCAATACTTTACTAGCTACAACCCATATAGCTCTTTGTGAGGTTCCAAAAAAATTAACAACAAAATTAATCCATTCAAAATTAGATCTTTTTAAAGATTTTTGTTGTACCTATAATGATAAACCTATTTTAAAAGTTGCCGGATTAAACCCTCATGCTGGCGAAGAGGGGGTTTTGGGTAATGAAGAACAAGATTGGCTCACTGATGCATTGATAGCTTGGAATGAGAGGAATAAAAATATTGAATTGTTAGGACCTTTATCTCCAGATAGTTGCTGGAATTCTTCCGCCAAAGCTTGGACAAATAAAGATTCCGAAAAACATGATGGCATTCTTGCCATGTATCATGATCAAGGTTTAATACCAATGAAAATTATAGCTTTTAATTACTCAGTAAATACCACAATAGGTTTACCTTTTATAAGAACATCTCCTGATCATGGAACGGGTTTTGATATTGCTGGCAAAGGAATAGCTCAATCTCAAAGCATGATTGAAGCTATAAAAGCTGCTGCAGAAATGACTAAAAATTCAAAACTGCTTAACACGCATTAA
- a CDS encoding NAD(P)H-dependent oxidoreductase: MTESKDLIIISASCGKNLELSKKFLAKSIELKINSEILDLTTLDIPLFNPRIHNKDNIPVEIEEIKKKLFAIEKWVICAPEYNGSIPPILSNFIAWLSISGDDFRNLFNGQPIAIATFSGGIGLELLTSLRIQLVHLGSQVLGRQMLSSYSKPIDTKTVEDIIKRLLQMKKLKT; encoded by the coding sequence ATGACTGAATCTAAAGATTTAATAATCATCTCAGCTAGTTGTGGGAAAAATCTAGAACTTTCTAAAAAGTTTCTTGCAAAAAGTATTGAGCTTAAAATAAATTCTGAGATATTAGATCTAACCACTCTTGACATACCTCTATTTAATCCACGAATTCATAACAAAGACAATATTCCAGTTGAAATAGAAGAAATTAAAAAAAAGCTTTTCGCAATAGAAAAGTGGGTTATTTGTGCTCCAGAATATAATGGATCTATACCTCCAATTCTCTCCAATTTCATCGCATGGCTTTCAATTTCTGGAGATGATTTTAGGAATTTATTTAATGGTCAACCAATTGCAATTGCAACATTTTCAGGGGGTATAGGATTAGAACTACTAACCTCTTTACGGATACAATTAGTCCATTTAGGTAGTCAAGTATTAGGGAGACAAATGTTGTCATCATATAGTAAACCCATAGATACCAAAACTGTTGAAGATATTATTAAAAGACTTTTACAAATGAAAAAATTAAAAACATAA
- a CDS encoding NAD-dependent epimerase/dehydratase family protein translates to MKNPASSLNNKNKFLILGCGFSGSFFAKKIRQLGCTALTSSRSEKNDPNSFVFNSENGMIPNKKIFDGVTHILSCIPPDNNGKDPVLESLRHKLKSLSLEWVGYLSTTGVYGNTKGEWVSEIDQPNPFQKRSHKRLNCEKEWIESGLPVQIFRLPGIYGPGRSTFEAIKNKKIRVISKKNQVFSRIHVADIANAIIYLLKNKNSLKFYQIINIADDEPCSQVEVIQYCYDLLGLKMPKPIIFEDAKEELSPIAKSFWMENRRVSNKLLCETLGYKLIYKNYKIGLKNCYLNS, encoded by the coding sequence ATGAAAAATCCCGCAAGCTCACTAAATAATAAAAATAAATTTTTAATCTTAGGGTGTGGGTTTAGCGGTAGTTTCTTTGCAAAAAAAATAAGGCAATTAGGTTGTACAGCCTTAACAAGTTCGAGATCTGAAAAAAATGATCCAAATAGTTTCGTTTTTAACAGTGAAAACGGTATGATCCCTAATAAAAAAATTTTTGATGGAGTTACACATATTCTTAGTTGCATACCTCCGGACAACAATGGTAAAGATCCAGTTTTAGAAAGTCTTAGACATAAGCTCAAAAGTTTATCACTTGAATGGGTTGGGTATTTATCTACCACAGGAGTATATGGGAACACAAAAGGTGAATGGGTTTCTGAAATTGATCAACCTAACCCTTTTCAAAAAAGGAGTCATAAGAGGTTAAATTGTGAAAAAGAATGGATTGAATCAGGTTTACCCGTACAAATTTTTAGGCTACCGGGTATCTATGGCCCTGGAAGATCCACCTTTGAAGCAATAAAAAATAAAAAAATACGCGTTATCTCAAAAAAAAATCAGGTATTTTCAAGGATTCATGTAGCCGATATTGCAAATGCAATTATCTATTTATTAAAAAATAAGAATTCTTTAAAGTTTTACCAGATTATTAATATTGCAGATGATGAACCCTGCTCTCAAGTTGAAGTTATTCAATATTGCTACGATTTATTAGGTTTAAAAATGCCAAAGCCAATAATATTTGAGGATGCAAAAGAGGAATTATCACCTATCGCTAAATCTTTTTGGATGGAAAATAGAAGAGTTTCTAATAAACTTTTATGTGAAACACTTGGATATAAACTAATTTATAAAAACTATAAAATAGGTTTAAAGAATTGCTATTTGAATAGTTAA
- a CDS encoding HNH endonuclease, translated as MHTNDAVFLEDLCPKFRLRQWRKSIHRFTGKSCIYCGKPSESIDHVLPRSQGGLSTTENCVPACLSCNGDKSDENALYWYRRQKFYDPRRAMAIRAWLEGDLRLAIRLLQWANPNFNTNNINYKKKDSTYKAA; from the coding sequence ATGCATACTAATGATGCGGTGTTTCTAGAGGATTTATGTCCTAAGTTCAGATTGAGACAATGGCGAAAGTCTATTCATAGATTTACAGGAAAAAGTTGTATATATTGCGGAAAGCCATCAGAATCTATTGATCACGTATTACCACGAAGCCAAGGCGGCTTAAGCACAACAGAAAACTGTGTGCCTGCATGTCTCTCATGTAACGGGGATAAATCAGATGAAAATGCTTTGTATTGGTATAGAAGACAAAAATTTTATGATCCTCGCAGAGCAATGGCTATTAGAGCTTGGTTGGAAGGTGATCTAAGATTAGCAATAAGATTACTGCAATGGGCAAATCCTAATTTTAATACAAATAATATAAATTACAAAAAAAAAGATTCAACATATAAAGCAGCTTGA
- a CDS encoding DUF6554 family protein — protein sequence MQRLKQKKLIFITLGIFTPLAFTTSKVHAGSFGAEIFCSMRDSGNDHRSSWEAAYTYIKKQRGGIFKVSPRQAASQITETVIREREKFSYCIEYLDNLHPDRKLQRELQKEKKRKEKESNEEFSEETLERYSY from the coding sequence ATGCAAAGATTAAAGCAGAAAAAACTGATATTTATAACTTTAGGTATATTTACACCTTTAGCTTTTACAACATCAAAAGTTCATGCAGGCTCATTTGGAGCTGAAATTTTTTGCAGCATGCGAGACAGCGGAAATGACCATAGAAGTAGCTGGGAAGCTGCTTATACCTATATCAAAAAACAAAGAGGAGGAATTTTTAAAGTCTCACCTAGGCAAGCAGCATCGCAAATCACTGAAACAGTTATTAGAGAACGAGAAAAATTTAGTTACTGTATTGAATACTTAGATAATTTACATCCTGATAGGAAACTACAAAGAGAGTTACAAAAAGAAAAAAAAAGAAAAGAAAAAGAATCTAATGAAGAATTTTCAGAAGAAACCCTTGAAAGATATAGCTATTAA
- a CDS encoding PD-(D/E)XK nuclease family protein, which produces MSQIIKLSRSTVEKYLSCPRCCVLDKKYQIKPPSLPFTLNIAVDNLCKNEFDYYRSIQKPHPLFIEHGIDAVPFKHEDLERWRSNFQGIRYKSIEHNYDFGGAVDDIWQKKNGDLIIIDVKATSRNNFDWSETFNKYEYAKAYKRQLEMYQWLFKKNGFQVAKEAYLLYFNGKKNEELFNNQLNFDVHLIRLDCSTSWVENKIIDTVNLLRSEIFPKPSLNCEYCNYLKKRWQLSVT; this is translated from the coding sequence ATGAGCCAGATTATTAAATTAAGTCGTTCTACTGTTGAGAAATACCTTAGTTGTCCAAGATGTTGTGTACTTGATAAAAAATATCAAATAAAACCTCCATCATTACCATTTACTCTAAATATAGCTGTAGATAATTTATGTAAAAATGAATTTGATTACTACAGAAGCATTCAGAAACCACATCCATTGTTTATTGAACATGGTATTGATGCTGTTCCTTTTAAACACGAAGATTTAGAACGTTGGAGAAGTAATTTTCAAGGGATTAGATATAAGTCAATTGAACATAATTATGATTTTGGTGGAGCTGTCGATGATATTTGGCAGAAAAAGAATGGTGATCTTATCATTATTGATGTAAAAGCAACTTCTAGAAATAATTTTGATTGGTCTGAAACTTTTAATAAATACGAATATGCAAAAGCTTATAAGAGGCAATTGGAAATGTATCAGTGGTTATTTAAAAAAAATGGTTTTCAAGTTGCTAAGGAAGCTTATCTTTTGTACTTTAATGGAAAGAAAAATGAAGAGCTATTTAATAATCAATTAAATTTTGATGTGCATTTAATTAGATTAGATTGTTCTACATCATGGGTAGAGAATAAGATTATAGATACTGTAAATTTATTACGGTCAGAAATTTTCCCTAAACCTTCATTAAATTGTGAATACTGTAATTATTTAAAAAAGCGTTGGCAGTTATCAGTAACTTAG
- the mrdA gene encoding penicillin-binding protein 2: protein MKNNSNKKIISLKRQPLVLLIFSSISFLLILLRLIFLQLLNHESFKTMSDENRIRLIAAQPIRGRILDKNGYILADSRVKYSLIIKPQSVNQSNWEKHKLLISDLLKVDSNLIQKKFFNGLKNQKLSVTILEDLNVDQLIKFKENEDNLLSFEIASKLIRNYPYKSVAAHVIGYTQPITDSEYSFLSKKGYKFNDLIGRTGIEYVYEDFIRGEWGGEMIEVNSLGKFQKSLGIKPPLQGNDIELTIDMNLQLVAEEALKNKKAGAIIVMDPRDGAIRAMASKPTFDLNFFSKDFKPQKEYNELFDSPDKPLFNRALNAYDPGSVWKIVTALAGLESGIFPSNTLLETKPCITYGSQCFREHNDLGFGVIGYEDALRVSSNTFFYQVGYGVGVDKIYEISRKLGFNSFSGIEISEQENVGFIANSKWANEGRGWGKPGRTPWVPEDIASMSIGQFVVQVTPIQIARAYAAIANGGYLVTPHLAKNDGEYFSDKKRIKLDLDPKNIELIKRGLRKVVESGTGVSINYGVSNLPPVSGKTGTAEDGEGGLDHAWFVCFTPSEKSELLVVAFAQNTPGGGSVHALPMARQILKVWNEQK from the coding sequence ATAAAAAATAACTCTAATAAAAAAATTATTTCATTAAAAAGGCAACCTTTAGTCTTACTAATTTTTTCTTCTATTTCGTTTTTGTTGATTTTATTAAGGTTAATTTTTTTACAGCTATTAAATCATGAATCTTTTAAAACAATGTCTGATGAAAATAGGATTAGGCTCATTGCTGCTCAACCAATACGGGGAAGAATACTTGATAAAAATGGTTATATTTTAGCCGATAGTAGAGTTAAATATTCTTTAATAATTAAGCCTCAATCTGTAAATCAAAGCAATTGGGAAAAACATAAATTACTAATCTCTGATTTATTAAAAGTTGATAGTAATTTAATACAAAAAAAATTTTTTAATGGTTTAAAAAATCAAAAACTTTCAGTAACTATTCTTGAAGATTTAAATGTGGATCAATTAATAAAATTTAAAGAAAATGAAGATAATCTACTTAGTTTTGAAATAGCTTCGAAATTAATTAGAAATTATCCTTATAAATCAGTTGCTGCACATGTTATTGGGTATACTCAGCCAATCACAGATTCAGAATATAGTTTTTTATCCAAAAAGGGTTATAAATTTAATGATTTAATAGGAAGAACTGGAATTGAATATGTTTACGAAGACTTTATAAGGGGTGAATGGGGTGGAGAAATGATTGAAGTAAATTCTTTAGGGAAATTTCAAAAATCATTGGGTATTAAACCTCCATTACAAGGTAATGATATTGAATTGACAATTGATATGAATTTGCAATTAGTTGCTGAGGAAGCACTTAAAAATAAAAAAGCTGGAGCAATAATTGTGATGGATCCTAGAGATGGTGCAATAAGAGCAATGGCCAGTAAACCGACTTTCGATTTGAATTTTTTTTCAAAGGATTTTAAGCCTCAAAAAGAATATAATGAGCTTTTTGATTCTCCTGATAAACCTCTTTTTAATAGGGCATTAAATGCTTATGATCCAGGAAGTGTTTGGAAAATAGTAACAGCTTTAGCTGGCTTAGAAAGTGGTATATTTCCTAGTAATACTTTGTTAGAGACAAAACCATGTATCACTTATGGGAGTCAATGTTTTCGCGAACACAATGATTTAGGTTTTGGTGTTATAGGTTATGAAGATGCTTTACGAGTTTCAAGTAATACATTCTTTTATCAAGTCGGATATGGTGTAGGAGTCGATAAAATTTACGAGATATCTAGAAAACTTGGTTTTAATTCTTTTTCTGGCATTGAAATTTCTGAACAAGAAAATGTAGGATTCATAGCTAATAGTAAATGGGCTAATGAAGGTAGAGGATGGGGCAAACCAGGTAGAACTCCTTGGGTTCCAGAAGATATTGCAAGTATGTCTATTGGCCAATTTGTTGTCCAAGTTACTCCTATTCAAATTGCTAGAGCATATGCTGCCATAGCAAACGGAGGATATTTAGTTACTCCTCATTTAGCTAAAAATGATGGGGAATATTTTTCAGATAAAAAACGTATTAAATTAGATTTAGATCCAAAAAATATTGAGTTGATAAAACGAGGTCTTAGAAAAGTAGTTGAGTCAGGTACTGGTGTATCAATTAACTATGGGGTTTCAAATTTACCTCCAGTTTCAGGTAAAACTGGAACTGCTGAAGATGGTGAAGGCGGATTAGATCATGCTTGGTTCGTTTGCTTTACTCCCTCTGAAAAGAGTGAGCTGCTAGTGGTTGCTTTTGCTCAAAATACACCTGGTGGAGGCTCTGTACATGCACTTCCAATGGCCAGACAAATTTTAAAAGTTTGGAATGAACAAAAGTGA
- the cbiD gene encoding cobalt-precorrin-5B (C(1))-methyltransferase CbiD produces the protein MKKGFSLPLWVAGSAKAALKKLVGSSFENYELIKIPNEEKRIKIEIHSVGLFKDDSHALGISFAKSGLDLDITQNLEIWTIASLEKISLNNPVQTNPINIIPGSGVGIKENTSEICISDFAKELLYENLLEIIPAGFYLNLEIIFPKGEFLAERTSNKSFGIVAGLSIIGTSAETYSSASPDQLEEAKTKLSKLMKNDFKGKVVFVIGENGLNLAKTCNVNLPIIKVGNWIGPLIVDAAIKNVKTVILFGYHGKLIKLAGGIFHTHNHLADGRIEILVYLAVQEKVPPEIVVKLSYLNTLEDALLLLERFDKSTAEKLFKHLSNTIEKRSFAYVNRYVKTDMEIAAIIFDRKREIRWTGTIGSDYISYFQSNKF, from the coding sequence TTGAAAAAAGGATTTTCTTTACCTCTATGGGTTGCCGGGTCTGCAAAGGCAGCATTAAAAAAACTTGTAGGGTCTTCTTTTGAAAATTATGAATTAATAAAAATTCCTAATGAAGAAAAAAGAATCAAAATAGAAATTCATTCTGTTGGTCTGTTCAAAGATGACTCGCATGCGTTAGGAATTTCATTTGCAAAGTCTGGTTTAGATCTTGACATTACACAGAATTTAGAAATATGGACAATAGCTTCTTTAGAAAAAATTTCTTTGAATAATCCTGTTCAAACAAATCCAATAAACATTATTCCAGGATCTGGTGTTGGTATCAAAGAAAATACTTCAGAAATATGTATTTCTGATTTTGCTAAAGAACTTTTATATGAAAATTTATTGGAAATTATTCCCGCGGGTTTTTATTTAAATTTAGAAATAATTTTTCCAAAAGGGGAGTTTCTAGCTGAAAGAACCAGTAATAAGTCATTTGGTATTGTAGCCGGGTTATCTATTATTGGTACTTCTGCTGAGACTTATTCGAGTGCTTCACCTGATCAATTAGAAGAAGCTAAAACAAAGCTATCAAAATTAATGAAAAATGATTTTAAAGGAAAGGTTGTTTTTGTTATTGGTGAAAATGGCTTAAATTTAGCAAAAACTTGTAATGTTAATTTGCCAATTATAAAGGTTGGTAATTGGATAGGGCCATTAATAGTTGATGCTGCAATAAAAAATGTAAAAACTGTAATCCTTTTTGGTTATCATGGGAAATTAATAAAATTAGCAGGCGGCATTTTTCATACACATAATCATTTAGCTGATGGAAGAATTGAAATTCTTGTTTATTTAGCTGTTCAAGAAAAAGTACCACCTGAAATCGTAGTTAAATTATCTTATTTAAATACTCTTGAAGATGCCTTATTACTTCTTGAAAGATTTGATAAATCTACAGCTGAAAAATTATTCAAACACTTATCAAATACGATTGAGAAGCGTTCTTTTGCATATGTTAATAGGTATGTTAAAACTGATATGGAAATTGCAGCAATTATTTTTGATAGAAAAAGGGAAATAAGGTGGACTGGAACTATAGGTAGTGATTATATTTCTTATTTTCAATCCAATAAATTTTAA